A window of Bos mutus isolate GX-2022 chromosome 3, NWIPB_WYAK_1.1, whole genome shotgun sequence genomic DNA:
TGGTCACTCCCATTTTGTAAAAGTGAACCAGGTGGTGACTGTTTAACTCTCTGATGTCTGTGCTCAAAgaactgccttctccagtgcccAGTGTATGAGTGTGCACCCTCTCTCTTCACCCTTCACTTGCTGGACGCAGCCCTCTCCCCTGCACCTCCCTGGAGGGACCCATCCATCTCCCTTACTCTCCTGGGGAACCCTAAATCCAACTCTgttgatgtaaaaaaaaataaatgaaaaatactgatgaaaaataaaaaggaaacaaatcctTCAAACCTAAAATGGCTATGTCTGCTTCTTCGCCTCTACCTACATCCAACTTTGTTCAGCCTCCTGAGGCAGAAGATGGTGAGCTGGAAAAACAACTCCTTTCTCCAAACTGAAGGCCAGAGTAACACGATGCATCACATTTACTTCCTGAGTTGGCCTCTATGCTGACCTTTCCACTTTTATAGATAGAGGGTCCTCATAGTCTCCTAGTTTCGAAAACTTGGGGTAATGTCCTACAACTTAATAGCAAAACAACTaataacctgatttaaaaatgggctaaagactTGAGTAGCCATTTTTCCAAACACATAAAATGACCAAGAGGTActgttcagtcgtatctgacttctttgcaaccccatgcagagcagcacgccaggcttcccgtccTTCATTATtgcccagtttgctcaaactcacgtccattgagtcgatgccatccaaccctctcatcctctgttgccttcttctcctgccctccatctctcccagcaacagggtcttttgcagtgagtcggcttttcacatcaggtggccagtaggtatatatgtatataaaaaatgctcaatgtcactaatcatcagggaagtaCAATAAAAACCTTAATGAAAtaccacctcatacctgtcaggatagctatttatatatatatatatatataatttatataatatattttatatatatatatatatatatatatatatatataatatagtgagtgaagtcgctcagtcatgtccgactctttatgaccccacggactgtagcctaccaggcttctccatccatagcattttccaggcaagagtactggagtgggttgccatttccttctccaggggatattcccgatccaggatcaaacccaggtctccgggatggcaggcagatgctttaccctctgaaccaccagggaagccccaaataatatatatattatataaagtatTACTGAAGATGGGGAGATATTGGAACCCctgcacactgttggtgggaatacaaaatggtgcaaccactctggaaaatacagaagtttctcaaaaatagaactaccatatgatccagcaatcccacttctgggtatttacccaaaagaactgaaatcaggatCCTGGAGAAGTGTTAGGActctcatgttcattgcagcattatcacaatagctaagatgtggaaacaacctgaattgACAAATGCCTGGATaaggaaaaattaatatatacaaacaatGAAATACTCGCCagccttaaaaaaaggaaattcggCTGTGATAAATCATGAggacgttatgctaagtgaaataagccagccacagaaagataaatatgcatgattctacttatatgagttATCTATAATAGCTGAATAGAATCAGTGGGATGTTGGCTGCTAGGGGCaggatggggtggaggggagagggaagtagGGAATTATCAATCAACAGACCTTAAGTTTCAGCTAAGCAAGATGATTAAactctagagatctgctgtatgACATTGTACTTGTAGTCAGTGATAATGTATCATACACTTAAACATTTGTTAAGAAGGCAGATCTCATATTAAGTTTttgctataataaaataatattcacaaaaacaaatttaaaaaaatctaaaaactccacaaatgaaaacaaataaaaacttggGAGTGATATTTCTTGAGAACAGAACCAACTTCACTCCAAatccttttgtgtttttttaaaatatagattccaGATTCCATTCTTGATTTGTGGATTCAGAATCCTTTTTTTGGAAAAGAGGTGACCTAGAATCCATATTTTAAACAAGCTCCCTTGGGAATTCTTACCTGTGAAGAAATCTAAAAACCCTGCCTGAGGGTTACCATTGACTCCCCTCTCACTGAAGTCCATTTCAGTTCTAATCAAAtccttttggttttttaaaaatgatagctCTCAAATCAACTCCTTCCTTTCCATTTCAACAGCTAACCTCTCAGCCAAAGTTCTGCCTTCACCATTGGTTACTCTCCATGCCTCCAATTCCCTATGACAACCGACTAACATCACTGCCCCCAAATGCTCTTTGCCATCCTTTTCTCAAAACTCTTCAATGATGACTCCCTACCGCCCAACCAGATGCAGTCTAAACTCCTTAGCCGGAAATGGTGGATAAATGTTAACCAAGCCTTTTCTTTACTAAGTTCGATCTCTACACAGAGATCATCAGAAAATTGCTTATCTAGACATTACTTGTTCCCCTCAGAATTATGACAACGTTTGGAAGGCTCATAAGAAAAAGGGCTTTGTAAAGTTTTCTCCATCTTCTATACTCATTTCCTAGGTTATAATCTTTTCACTGctttagtgtttgtttttttaaagatttttttcctcatgagaaatgcaaatcctttTGGAAATGGACAGGTTGTTAGAAAGCCAAACATCCCCTAAGTTTGAAGTTCAAACGCATCCGTAATTGCTGTTTTGTCCAATAACTCTGCCCAGTCCAGCTTCTTTGCCCTTGCTTGGGCTCTTTCCCCTGTTAGCAGCaactttcctctcttttctggCTTAACGAAGCTCTTTCTGACTACGCCTAGGCTTCAAGTATCTTTCTTTTCAGAAGAACATCTGTAGCACTGACAGCAGGCCATTAACACCACTGCAATTCACCTCATATGataatttctcttttaatgtACAGGATTACTAGTAACTTATATAAAGTCTGGCGATTCCCTAGtcacaatttaaaatgaaaacaactggGCAGCTTTTCCTGAATAGTAGGGATTGTCCCCTCTTCTTAGCTTAACCTTAACGTGAAATGAATTACTCTCTCCTGAGAATAGGCATATGCTGGTTAAACGGGCATATTACATTACTCGTTTCTAACAAATACCAGACTGTATTAAATGGAAGAAAGCCCCAGTAGTTTATTCTCACGAAACCCGCTTGAATCCTGGTCCTCCCTCTCTCCAAGTCCAGGGTTAGTTTCGACTTTTCTTGCTCCCACCTAGGCAGGGGGGGCTTGTGTCTAGTTGAGGGTTCTCTTTCCATTGGGCGGGGGTCCGCGCCTGTATGGCCAGGGCGTGGACTGGCCCAGCCAGCTCTTCTGACAGAGCCGCATGGACCAGCCGATGCCTTTGTAGCGGGCTCAGTCCCTCAAAGCGAGAGCTCACCACCGCCACGCGGAAATGGGTCTCACTGCCCGGTGGGACCGCGTGGCCGCCGCTCTCATTACGCAGCTCCAGCACTTCGGGGTTCAGGGCCTGCTCCAACTTCGTGCGAATGGCAGCCTCGACGGGACCGATGACCCCTGATCCCGCACTGCCCCGGGACATACAGACGCGGCTGGCCATGGAGAACAGGCGTACGACCAGCTGCCCACTCAGCATCGGCTACGGCAGAGACAAAGACGGGAGCAGTGAGGGTCAGGGCCTCGCTCTTGGTACCAGCGTCTCAAACACCCTAGCCCCCGCCTCCGGCCAACGTCCACCCTGGGAGCCCGTCTAGACGCCAGTGAGATGCGAGGCACCGCCCCTCTCCTCTGTGTGACGTTGGGAGATTGTGGCCTCCGCCGAGAGCAGCTGAAGGGCGGCGATGATTAGAGAGAGCCCGCGCTTCTAAGGGTTTTCGCAAAGAATGAGCTGGAGGTTCCAAGAGTAGGGTATGTGCAACTCCGGGCTTTTGGTTGAGCCGCTGTCCCTGTGCCCCCTCCCTGAACCCCAAACTGGACCCTTTCTACCTCGTACTCAGGCTTGGCTACCGCAGTTCCCTCTCTGGGACGGAACTCCTGACAAGCCGGGCGAATGCAGATCTCGCGTCCAGAGGCACTCTGGGAAATGGAGTTCTCGCTACGCGATAGACCAGGCAGGTGAGGGCTCCCGGGAACTGTAGTCTCTGTTTGTCTCTTGAGGTCGTGCGTGCGTACGTGTATGCTCAGTCTCTTTAGTGGTGTCTTTGCGACTCTTTGCGTCCCTAAGGACTGCAgaccgccaagttcctctgtccatggggttctcca
This region includes:
- the BOLA1 gene encoding bolA-like protein 1, coding for MLSGQLVVRLFSMASRVCMSRGSAGSGVIGPVEAAIRTKLEQALNPEVLELRNESGGHAVPPGSETHFRVAVVSSRFEGLSPLQRHRLVHAALSEELAGPVHALAIQARTPAQWKENPQLDTSPPCLGGSKKSRN